In Caretta caretta isolate rCarCar2 chromosome 18, rCarCar1.hap1, whole genome shotgun sequence, a single genomic region encodes these proteins:
- the SLC2A1 gene encoding solute carrier family 2, facilitated glucose transporter member 1 isoform X1, translating to MVQVRSQVGDLDRGLPPQSYIGERSISQPDRMFLLKQMTARLMLAVGGAVLGSLQFGYNTGVINAPQKVIEEFYNQTWLTRYEEPITTGTLTTLWSLSVAIFSVGGMIGSFSVGLFVNRFGRRNSMLMSNSLAFLAAILMGFSKVAYSFEMLILGRFVVGLYSGLTTGFVPMYVGEVSPTALRGALGTFHQLGIVVGILIAQVFGMDLIMGNESLWPLLLGFTFVPSLLQCIILPFAPESPRFLLINRNEENKAKSVLKKLRGTTDVSSDLQEMKEESRQMMREKKVTILELFRSPLYQQPILIAIVLQLSQQLSGINAVFYYSTSIFEKSGVEQPVYATIGSGVVNTAFTVVSLFVVERAGRRTLHLIGLAGMAGCAVLMTIALVLLDQMAWMSYISIIAIFGFVAFFEIGPGPIPWFIVAELFSQGPRPAAFAVAGLSNWTSNFIVGMGFQYVEQLCGPYVFIIFTVLLILFFIFTYFKVPETRGRTFDEIASGFRQGGASQSDKTPDEFHSLGADSQV from the exons ATGGTTCAGGTCAGGAGCCAGGTGGGTGACCTGGACCGGGGGCTGCCCCCACAGTCCTACATTGGAGAGAGGAGCATTTCCCAACCTGACCGCATGTTTCTCTTGAAGCAGATGACAGCTCGCTTGATGCTGGCGGTGGGAGGAGCAGTGCTGGGCTCCCTGCAGTTTGGCTATAACACTGGAGTCATCAACGCCCCTCAGAAG GTGATTGAAGAGTTCTACAACCAGACGTGGCTAACTCGCTATGAGGAACCGATCACCACTGGCACCCTTACCACCCTGTGGTCCCTCTCTGTTGCCATATTCTCTGTTGGGGGAATGATTGGATCTTTCTCCGTTGGGCTGTTCGTCAATCGCTTTGGCCG ACGTAACTCCATGCTGATGTCAAACAGTCTCGCCTTCCTGGCGGCCATCCTGATGGGGTTCTCCAAGGTGGCTTATTCCTTCGAGATGCTGATCCTGGGCCGCTTCGTCGTCGGGTTGTATTCTGGCCTCACCACTGGCTTCGTGCCCATGTATGTGGGTGAGGTGTCTCCGACAGCACTGAGAGGGGCTCTTGGAACATTCCACCAGCTTGGCATAGTCGTGGGCATCCTCATCGCACAG GTGTTTGGGATGGACTTAATCATGGGGAACGAGTCGCTCTGGCCCCTCCTGCTGGGCTTCACCTTTgtcccttccttgctgcaatgtaTCATCCTGCCCTTCGCCCCCGAGAGCCCCCGGTTCCTCCTTATCAATCGCAATGAGGAGAACAAAGCCAAGAGTG tCCTGAAGAAGCTCAGAGGGACAACAGACGTCAGCAGCGACCTGCAGGAGATGAAGGAAGAGAGCCGGCAGATGATGAGGGAGAAGAAGGTCACAATACTGGAGCTCTTCCGCTCCCCTTTGTATCAACAGCCGATCCTCATTGCCATTGTCTTGCAGCTGTCTCAGCAGCTCTCGGGGATCAATGCG GTCTTCTACTATTCTACCAGCATCTTTGAAAAGTCAGGTGTGGAGCAGCCAGTCTATGCCACCATCGGCTCCGGGGTGGTGAACACTGCTTTCACGGTTGTCTCG CTCTTTGTGGTGGAGCGAGCCGGGCGCAGGACGCTGCACCTCATCGGCCTGGCTGGGATGGCAGGCTGTGCAGTACTCATGACCATTGCCCTGGTGCTGCTG GACCAAATGGCCTGGATGTCCTACATCAGCATCATTGCCATCTTTGGGTTTGTGGCTTTCTTTGAGATTGGCCCAGGCCCCATCCCTTGGTTTATCGTGGCAGAATTGTTCAGCCAAGGCCCTCGCCCTGCTGCTTTCGCCGTTGCCGGCTTGTCCAATTGGACCTCCAACTTCATCGTGGGCATGGGCTTCCAGTATGTGGAG CAACTCTGCGGCCCGTACGTCTTCATCATCTTCACGGTGCTGCTGATCCTCTTCTTCATCTTCACCTACTTCAAGGTGCCCGAGACAAGGGGCCGGACCTTTGACGAGATTGCCTCCGGGTTCCGCCAGGGCGGCGCCAGCCAGAGTGACAAGACGCCTGACGAGTTCCACAGCTTGGGAGCAGACTCTCAGGTCTAA
- the SLC2A1 gene encoding solute carrier family 2, facilitated glucose transporter member 1 isoform X2, with the protein MESGSKMTARLMLAVGGAVLGSLQFGYNTGVINAPQKVIEEFYNQTWLTRYEEPITTGTLTTLWSLSVAIFSVGGMIGSFSVGLFVNRFGRRNSMLMSNSLAFLAAILMGFSKVAYSFEMLILGRFVVGLYSGLTTGFVPMYVGEVSPTALRGALGTFHQLGIVVGILIAQVFGMDLIMGNESLWPLLLGFTFVPSLLQCIILPFAPESPRFLLINRNEENKAKSVLKKLRGTTDVSSDLQEMKEESRQMMREKKVTILELFRSPLYQQPILIAIVLQLSQQLSGINAVFYYSTSIFEKSGVEQPVYATIGSGVVNTAFTVVSLFVVERAGRRTLHLIGLAGMAGCAVLMTIALVLLDQMAWMSYISIIAIFGFVAFFEIGPGPIPWFIVAELFSQGPRPAAFAVAGLSNWTSNFIVGMGFQYVEQLCGPYVFIIFTVLLILFFIFTYFKVPETRGRTFDEIASGFRQGGASQSDKTPDEFHSLGADSQV; encoded by the exons ATGACAGCTCGCTTGATGCTGGCGGTGGGAGGAGCAGTGCTGGGCTCCCTGCAGTTTGGCTATAACACTGGAGTCATCAACGCCCCTCAGAAG GTGATTGAAGAGTTCTACAACCAGACGTGGCTAACTCGCTATGAGGAACCGATCACCACTGGCACCCTTACCACCCTGTGGTCCCTCTCTGTTGCCATATTCTCTGTTGGGGGAATGATTGGATCTTTCTCCGTTGGGCTGTTCGTCAATCGCTTTGGCCG ACGTAACTCCATGCTGATGTCAAACAGTCTCGCCTTCCTGGCGGCCATCCTGATGGGGTTCTCCAAGGTGGCTTATTCCTTCGAGATGCTGATCCTGGGCCGCTTCGTCGTCGGGTTGTATTCTGGCCTCACCACTGGCTTCGTGCCCATGTATGTGGGTGAGGTGTCTCCGACAGCACTGAGAGGGGCTCTTGGAACATTCCACCAGCTTGGCATAGTCGTGGGCATCCTCATCGCACAG GTGTTTGGGATGGACTTAATCATGGGGAACGAGTCGCTCTGGCCCCTCCTGCTGGGCTTCACCTTTgtcccttccttgctgcaatgtaTCATCCTGCCCTTCGCCCCCGAGAGCCCCCGGTTCCTCCTTATCAATCGCAATGAGGAGAACAAAGCCAAGAGTG tCCTGAAGAAGCTCAGAGGGACAACAGACGTCAGCAGCGACCTGCAGGAGATGAAGGAAGAGAGCCGGCAGATGATGAGGGAGAAGAAGGTCACAATACTGGAGCTCTTCCGCTCCCCTTTGTATCAACAGCCGATCCTCATTGCCATTGTCTTGCAGCTGTCTCAGCAGCTCTCGGGGATCAATGCG GTCTTCTACTATTCTACCAGCATCTTTGAAAAGTCAGGTGTGGAGCAGCCAGTCTATGCCACCATCGGCTCCGGGGTGGTGAACACTGCTTTCACGGTTGTCTCG CTCTTTGTGGTGGAGCGAGCCGGGCGCAGGACGCTGCACCTCATCGGCCTGGCTGGGATGGCAGGCTGTGCAGTACTCATGACCATTGCCCTGGTGCTGCTG GACCAAATGGCCTGGATGTCCTACATCAGCATCATTGCCATCTTTGGGTTTGTGGCTTTCTTTGAGATTGGCCCAGGCCCCATCCCTTGGTTTATCGTGGCAGAATTGTTCAGCCAAGGCCCTCGCCCTGCTGCTTTCGCCGTTGCCGGCTTGTCCAATTGGACCTCCAACTTCATCGTGGGCATGGGCTTCCAGTATGTGGAG CAACTCTGCGGCCCGTACGTCTTCATCATCTTCACGGTGCTGCTGATCCTCTTCTTCATCTTCACCTACTTCAAGGTGCCCGAGACAAGGGGCCGGACCTTTGACGAGATTGCCTCCGGGTTCCGCCAGGGCGGCGCCAGCCAGAGTGACAAGACGCCTGACGAGTTCCACAGCTTGGGAGCAGACTCTCAGGTCTAA